The sequence below is a genomic window from Silene latifolia isolate original U9 population chromosome 7, ASM4854445v1, whole genome shotgun sequence.
atctctacaaataaaaatatttcaataaatataaagaAAATGCGCACCAaaaaaatataatgaaaattatactcaatctgaagcatttttcgcaatgaacgtaattattcacattttaaaatttatatcaaaataattttttaataaatttagtatcaaatcaccataattatttaatttaattttataataaaatttattaaattataatatattttgctgagatttatacaacatttattatgtttatatttaatgttcagctgtaattaatacttgtatttaatgctgggttgacaAGTAGtgcatccacagcgtttcaaccagtttttatatatatatataagatattttacatcaaaacaattttatctTCATCGGTGAATACATTTGTCATCATTATATTGTGTGTTTCATCTACTTTGTTTTTCAAATACTGGGTTCTTCACCTATAAGCCAAGTGACTCTTGTATTAATACGTTAAGAACAGTAATGAGAAGCAACACAAAATCAGTTACACAAAACACatatcttaacatggtatcagagccaggttaaaGACCTGGGTATCATGGGCCAAAGTTTGCAGACGGACGAGCAAAGTTGCTCAGTTGAATTTGTCCGGTCTGAGTTGATACTGGGCCAAGTTTACAGCTGGACGAGCAAGGTTGCTCAGTTGAAAATTGTTCAGTCTGTGTGAAAAAGTGGGCCTcacacattgataaaagaggagaagaattaccaccttataaggcaaggggctactccctctatcgccaattggttttagagtggaacctcTTGGGCCTAagttgtggactctttctcctccgtttAGGTACGGTCCaggcccgttgttgaatttaacatgGTATCATGATTAGGTTACGTAATtgcaaaaccctaaaaaaacaaaaccaaaatcaCGCACGACGAAGATCATCTCGGCTGCTTCAATGGCTGGTGATGACGTCGCACCTCCGCCCAAAATAGACCCTCTCTCGCCTTTCTCCCTTGCTAATCAAGAAGGACCAGGCCAATCGATCACTCATGTCAAACTCCGGAGCGACAATTATGATGAATGGAGTCGTTCAATGCGTCGATCTCTGAAATCGAGACGCAAATTCGGATTTTGTGACGGGTCGATTAAAAAGCCAACGGATGATTTTATGCTCGGGCAATGGGAGGTCGTACACTGTACCGTGGTTCAATGGATCCTAAATTCGATCGATCCTTCGATACTCGATAGTGTGTCCGACCCTGAAGATGCTCGGGTATTATGGTTGGAATTAGCCGATCAATATGCTGTTGTTGACGGCGCCAAGATTCATAATTTGAAAACCCAACTTCACGAGTGCCGTCAAACGAAAGGTATGTCGGTTACTACATATTATGGCAATTTGAAAACATTATGGGATGCATTAGTTGCACAGGAACCGCCTTTCTCTTGTAATACGGCGGGATGTGACTGTGGTGTCACGAAGGCTGCTCTTGCGAGGCAAGACACGGAGCGGCTTCATCAGTTCCTT
It includes:
- the LOC141590106 gene encoding uncharacterized protein LOC141590106; the protein is MAGDDVAPPPKIDPLSPFSLANQEGPGQSITHVKLRSDNYDEWSRSMRRSLKSRRKFGFCDGSIKKPTDDFMLGQWEVVHCTVVQWILNSIDPSILDSVSDPEDARVLWLELADQYAVVDGAKIHNLKTQLHECRQTKGMSVTTYYGNLKTLWDALVAQEPPFSCNTAGCDCGVTKAALARQDTERLHQFLMGLDKSLYGPIRNHQLALDPLPSLSRVYHAVLQEERLLAAPIATPEVSDVMAFSVRGSPS